The DNA segment CAAAACTTGCTGAAATTGCTCAATCTAGTGAAGCGAAAATAGGAAATGATGTCAATGTGATTACTTCCAGAGGGAAAGTTTCTTCAAAAATAGTAGAAGCTTCTGAGATGGTAAATGCAGATTTGATTGTAATGGGTACAGAAGGAAATCCAAAGAAAATCAAAAAATTGATTGGATCTAATGCTTATAAAGTTGTTACAACGTCTAAAGTTCCTGTAATTACCATAAAAGGAGATCAACACAAAAATTGTGATGTAATTATTTTGCCTTTGGATCTTGAAAAAGAAACGAAGGAAAAAGTTTCAAATGCAATTGAATTTGCAAGAATTTATGACGCAACCATCAAGGTAGTTACTGTTATAAAATCAAACCTAGATGAAGAAGCTGCTCAAACACTAAAAAACAATTTGATGCAGGTGTATAAATTCATCCGTTCTAAAAATGTGAAATGCGATGGCGATATTTTGTATAAGGATAATAAAGCTAAAGTATCTGACGAAATATTACAATATGCACAAGATAATGAAGCTGATTTAATTATGATTATGACTCAACAAGAGTCAGACTTTACGCCTCATTTTATCGGTTCATCGGCTCAAAAAGTTATTTATCATTCAAGAATCCCTGTAATGTCTATTCGTCCAAGAGTGACAACATATTCTTATGAATTACCAAACTAATCATTTAAATATGAAATTATTTTTCACAAGCCTATTACTCGTAATAGGCTTTGTTTCTTGCACTAAAATGCCAGTCTATTACTGTTTAGACAAAAAGAATATCGATTTTTCTGATGTAAATTACTCAGGCTATGATAAAGCCCACTCACTTAGATGGCTTATTTTTGAAGATCAAGAAAACCTTCATTTATGGTTGGATACAGATAATCCAATTACCATAAGAAAAATCCTTTATGGAGGAATGAAAATTTATTTTGATCAAGAAGCTAAAAAAGGAAAGAGTAGAAAGATCATTTTTCCAATGGAAACACCCAAAAAATTTACTCAAGAAGATTTTGGAGAGAAAGTACAAGAGGTGA comes from the Flavobacteriales bacterium genome and includes:
- a CDS encoding universal stress protein, producing the protein MKVKNSMILVPIDFTEQSMVALKEAENLAKISDSKLTLISVIEESGFFARVFGDKSQDEVDKMKQVINTKLAEIAQSSEAKIGNDVNVITSRGKVSSKIVEASEMVNADLIVMGTEGNPKKIKKLIGSNAYKVVTTSKVPVITIKGDQHKNCDVIILPLDLEKETKEKVSNAIEFARIYDATIKVVTVIKSNLDEEAAQTLKNNLMQVYKFIRSKNVKCDGDILYKDNKAKVSDEILQYAQDNEADLIMIMTQQESDFTPHFIGSSAQKVIYHSRIPVMSIRPRVTTYSYELPN